From a region of the Streptomyces sp. B21-083 genome:
- the hydA gene encoding dihydropyrimidinase → MTGRTVIRSGLVITASDEIHADVLIEDGRIAALATSGSATAEAWTAERTIDATGKYVIPGGVDAHTHMELPFGGTAASDTFETGTRAAAWGGTTTIIDFAVQSVGKSLRDGLDTWNAKADGNCAIDYAFHMIVSDVNPDTLKEMDLLVEEGVTSFKQFMAYPGVFYSDDGQILRAMQRSAENGGLIMMHAENGIAIDVLVEQALARGETDPRYHGEVRKALLEAEATHRAIKLAQVAGAPLYVVHVSAQEAVAELARARDEGLNVFGETCPQYLFLSTDNLAEPDFEGAKYVCSTPLRPKDHQAALWRGLRTNDLQVVSTDHCPFCFEGQKELGRGDFSKIPNGLPGVENRMDLLHQAVVDGHISRRRWIEIACATPARMFGLYPKKGTIAPGADADVVIYDPHAEQTVSAATHHMNVDYSAYEGKRLTGRVETVLSRGELVINQREFAGRAGHGQYTPRSTCQYLQ, encoded by the coding sequence ATGACCGGCCGTACTGTCATCCGCAGCGGACTCGTCATCACCGCGTCCGACGAGATCCACGCCGACGTCCTCATCGAGGACGGCCGAATCGCAGCCCTCGCCACCAGCGGCAGCGCGACCGCCGAGGCATGGACGGCCGAGCGGACCATCGACGCCACCGGAAAGTACGTCATCCCCGGCGGCGTCGACGCGCACACCCACATGGAACTGCCGTTCGGCGGTACGGCCGCCTCGGACACCTTCGAGACCGGCACCCGGGCCGCCGCCTGGGGCGGAACGACCACGATCATCGACTTCGCCGTGCAGAGCGTCGGCAAGTCGCTGCGCGACGGACTCGACACCTGGAACGCCAAGGCCGACGGCAACTGCGCCATCGACTACGCCTTCCACATGATCGTCTCCGACGTGAACCCGGACACGCTCAAGGAGATGGACCTGCTGGTCGAGGAGGGCGTCACCTCCTTCAAGCAGTTCATGGCCTACCCGGGCGTCTTCTACAGCGACGACGGCCAGATCCTGCGCGCCATGCAGCGCTCCGCCGAGAACGGCGGCCTGATCATGATGCACGCCGAGAACGGCATCGCGATCGACGTCCTCGTCGAACAGGCGCTCGCCCGTGGCGAGACCGACCCCCGCTACCACGGCGAGGTCCGCAAGGCCCTCCTCGAAGCCGAGGCCACCCACCGCGCCATCAAGCTCGCACAGGTCGCCGGCGCGCCCCTGTACGTCGTCCATGTCTCGGCGCAGGAGGCGGTCGCCGAGCTGGCACGGGCGCGCGACGAAGGGCTCAATGTCTTCGGCGAGACCTGCCCGCAGTACCTGTTCCTGTCGACCGACAACCTCGCCGAGCCGGACTTCGAGGGCGCGAAGTACGTGTGCAGCACGCCGCTGCGGCCCAAGGACCACCAGGCCGCGCTCTGGCGGGGCCTCAGGACCAACGACCTCCAGGTCGTCTCCACGGACCACTGCCCGTTCTGCTTCGAGGGCCAGAAGGAGCTGGGGCGCGGCGACTTCTCGAAGATCCCCAACGGGCTCCCGGGCGTCGAGAACCGCATGGACCTCCTCCACCAGGCCGTCGTCGACGGGCACATCAGCCGCCGCCGCTGGATCGAGATCGCCTGCGCCACCCCGGCCCGGATGTTCGGCCTCTACCCGAAGAAGGGCACCATCGCCCCGGGCGCCGACGCCGACGTCGTCATCTACGACCCGCACGCCGAGCAGACCGTCTCCGCCGCCACCCACCACATGAACGTCGACTACTCGGCGTACGAGGGCAAGCGGCTCACCGGCCGCGTCGAGACGGTCCTGTCGCGCGGCGAACTCGTCATCAACCAGCGGGAGTTTGCGGGGCGTGCCGGCCACGGCCAGTACACGCCCCGCTCAACTTGCCAGTACCTCCAGTGA